In Crassostrea angulata isolate pt1a10 chromosome 4, ASM2561291v2, whole genome shotgun sequence, one genomic interval encodes:
- the LOC128182471 gene encoding annexin A7-like isoform X1 encodes MYPTGSHAPPEKGGQYPPPQGGGYGAYPPPSGGAYPPPSGGAYPPPPGGAPGYPGGGYGAPPGGYGAPPGGGYGAPPGGYGAPPGGYGAPQGGYGGYGPPPGTGPVGHPPGGYAPPPMGNMGNFGPQPTGPIFNPPIPFQAPFPGGAHPGRSVIVKGVITGDDGFTLNFKCGEENNFHFNPRPNQGCVVYNHNQHGWGTEERHQNPFHPGQPFELCITIEPNQYKVFVNHQPFPSFNARMFPIEKFELIQIGGSVNVQEINFS; translated from the exons ATGTAT CCGACCGGCAGTCACGCACCTCCAGAAAAGGGAGGTCAGTATCCCCCACCCCAGGGCGGCGGATATGGTGCATACCCCCCACCATCCGGTGGAGCTTACCCTCCACCATCCGGGGGAGCTTACCCCCCGCCCCCTGGCGGCGCCCCCGGTTACCCCGGTGGAGGATATGGAGCCCCTCCCGGTGGTTACGGAGCGCCGCCTGGTGGTGGATATGGAGCGCCCCCTGGGGGTTATGGCGCGCCACCTGGCGGGTATGGGGCTCCTCAAGGAGGATATGGAGGATATGGACCACCCCCCGGCACTGGACCGGTTGGCCATCCTCCAGGTGGCTATGCTCCTCCACCGATGGGCAACATGGGTAATTTTGGACCACAGCCAACTGGGCCAATTTTTAACCCg CCAATCCCCTTCCAGGCCCCCTTCCCTGGCGGGGCCCACCCAGGGAGATCAGTAATCGTCAAAGGCGTGATCACCGGAGATGATGG ATTTACGCTGAATTTCAAGTGTGGAGAAGAAAACAACTTTCATTTTAACCCCCGTCCAAACCAGGGCTGTGTCGTTTACAATCACAACCAGCATGGGTGGGGTACCGAGGAGCGGCACCAGAATCCCTTCCATCCCGGACAACCGTTCGAGCTTTGTATCACTATAGAGCCAAATCAGTATAAG gTATTTGTTAACCACCAACCCTTTCCCAGTTTTAACGCAAGGATGTTTCCGATAGAGAAGTTTGAACTAATACAGATTGGAGGTTCAGTTAACGTCCAAGAGATCAACTTTTCCTAA
- the LOC128182471 gene encoding uncharacterized protein LOC128182471 isoform X2, with the protein MMAGDSELMLKQSCAYECRLFKNKFSFHHSTPKECTSRSVIDHNTSHYNYLCKDKTKFRPTEEKTYKTIATDISAADKRMINCATLKDIKKRKASHDQHRTNSKRTGIQTSSLASQPLTRCQQLLTEEVYQCTTPVNSGMTPYLYANRDHLDIKHSTPKGVEDILEEDLDEDALWAGASAKVLQRVMSAPQLPGQPEFPEVKKLHHATSLPQLWMPKHGSHHLHIWQRRLQVLNRKTEKMREKDQALKDRLEIIQKRADLLARSPVNTPPKQSDAKTSSVRGNNRCYVNAKMSTDVTTVRKPKPTGSHAPPEKGGQYPPPQGGGYGAYPPPSGGAYPPPSGGAYPPPPGGAPGYPGGGYGAPPGGYGAPPGGGYGAPPGGYGAPPGGYGAPQGGYGGYGPPPGTGPVGHPPGGYAPPPMGNMGNFGPQPTGPIFNPPIPFQAPFPGGAHPGRSVIVKGVITGDDGFTLNFKCGEENNFHFNPRPNQGCVVYNHNQHGWGTEERHQNPFHPGQPFELCITIEPNQYKVFVNHQPFPSFNARMFPIEKFELIQIGGSVNVQEINFS; encoded by the exons ATGATGGCTGGAGACTCGGAGCTTATGCTTAAGCAGTCATGTGCTTACGAATGTCGGCTTTTCAAAAATAAGTTTAGCTTTCATCACAGCACACCAAAAGAATGTACCAGCAGAAGTGTAATAGACCACAACACTTCCCATTATAACTACCTATGCAAGGATAAAACGAAGTTTAGACCGACGGAAGAGAAGACATATAAAACAATCGCTACTGATATTTCTGCAGCAGATAAAAGGATGATAAACTGCGCCACTTTGAAAGATATAAAGAAGAGAAAAGCCAGCCATGACCAGCACCGTACAAATTCGAAGAGAACTGGAATTCAGACGTCAAGCCTAGCAAGTCAACCATTGACGAGATGTCAGCAGCTTTTAACAGAAGAAGTATATCAATGCACCACCCCTGTGAACTCAGGAATGACACCGTATTTGTATGCAAACCGTGACCATTTGGACATTAAACACAGCACGCCTAAGGGGGTGGAAGATATTTTAGAAGAGGATTTGGATGAAGATGCATTGTGGGCCGGTGCTTCGGCTAAAGTCTTACAGCGCGTCATGTCAGCGCCCCAGCTTCCGGGACAACCAGAATTTCCCGAAGTGAAAAAACTGCATCATGCAACGTCACTTCCCCAATTATGGATGCCAAAACACGGAAGTCATCATCTGCATATTTGGCAGCGTCGTCTACAGGTGTTAAACCGGAAAACGGAGAAGATGCGCGAAAAAGACCAAGCTCTGAAAGACAGACTTGAAATTATTCAAAAGCGAGCCGACCTGTTAGCCAGGAGTCCTGTGAATACACCCCCAAAACAGTCTGATGCGAAAACATCGTCCGTTCGTGGAAACAATAGATGTTACGTAAATGCTAAAATGTCCACCGATGTTACTACTGTCAGAAAACCAAAG CCGACCGGCAGTCACGCACCTCCAGAAAAGGGAGGTCAGTATCCCCCACCCCAGGGCGGCGGATATGGTGCATACCCCCCACCATCCGGTGGAGCTTACCCTCCACCATCCGGGGGAGCTTACCCCCCGCCCCCTGGCGGCGCCCCCGGTTACCCCGGTGGAGGATATGGAGCCCCTCCCGGTGGTTACGGAGCGCCGCCTGGTGGTGGATATGGAGCGCCCCCTGGGGGTTATGGCGCGCCACCTGGCGGGTATGGGGCTCCTCAAGGAGGATATGGAGGATATGGACCACCCCCCGGCACTGGACCGGTTGGCCATCCTCCAGGTGGCTATGCTCCTCCACCGATGGGCAACATGGGTAATTTTGGACCACAGCCAACTGGGCCAATTTTTAACCCg CCAATCCCCTTCCAGGCCCCCTTCCCTGGCGGGGCCCACCCAGGGAGATCAGTAATCGTCAAAGGCGTGATCACCGGAGATGATGG ATTTACGCTGAATTTCAAGTGTGGAGAAGAAAACAACTTTCATTTTAACCCCCGTCCAAACCAGGGCTGTGTCGTTTACAATCACAACCAGCATGGGTGGGGTACCGAGGAGCGGCACCAGAATCCCTTCCATCCCGGACAACCGTTCGAGCTTTGTATCACTATAGAGCCAAATCAGTATAAG gTATTTGTTAACCACCAACCCTTTCCCAGTTTTAACGCAAGGATGTTTCCGATAGAGAAGTTTGAACTAATACAGATTGGAGGTTCAGTTAACGTCCAAGAGATCAACTTTTCCTAA
- the LOC128182064 gene encoding probable E3 ubiquitin-protein ligase DTX3 isoform X3, which yields MIKEQTAKEQSDKILVNQCQIEEEPMEVDEIVECVICMDIVQNKKTLEKCSHEFCKDCIEIQFKYRPQCPICFTAYGKITGTQPDGHMEINRDKRQKLPGFVEKGLIRVYYSFSDGTQGSEHPNPGQRYYGTNRTGYLPDNEKGRIVARLLRVAFNRKLVFTVGRSRTTGVDNCVTWNDIHHKTSISGGPENFGYPDPTFLDRVLEELAAKGVTQDDLVEVSEDIIK from the exons ATGATAAAGGAACAGACAGCAAAGGAGCAATCagataaaatactagtaaacCAGTGTCAAATTGAAGAAGAACCAATGGAAGTGGATGAAATTGTAGAATGTGTTATTTGCATGGACATTGTGCAGAATAAGAAGACCTTAGAAAAATGTTCTCACGAATTTTGTAAAGACTGTATTGAAATCCAGTTTAAGTACAGGCCTCAGTGTCCTATATGCTTTACTGCCTATGGGAAAATCACAGGAACTCAACCAGATGGACACATGGAAATAAATCGAGACAAACGCCAAAAGCTTCCTGGCTTTGTAGAGAAAGGACTCATACGTGTGTACTACTCCTTTTCTGATGGAACACAAGGG tctgaACACCCAAACCCAGGACAAAGATATTATGGAACAAATCGAACAGGTTATCTTCCTGACAATGAAAAGGGTCGCATAGTAGCGAGACTATTACGAGTGGCATTTAACAGGAAATTAGTATTTACAGTAGGACGCTCCAGAACAACAGGGGTGGATAACTGTGTTACGTGGAATGACATTCATCATAAAACTTCCATATCAGGAGGCCCAGAAAA CTTTGGTTACCCGGACCCCACATTCCTTGACCGAGTGCTGGAGGAATTGGCTGCCAAGGGAGTAACACAGGACGATCTCGTGGAGGTGTCCGAAGACATCATCAAATGA
- the LOC128182064 gene encoding probable E3 ubiquitin-protein ligase DTX3 isoform X1, which translates to MSKQNDFLSITRSMIKEQTAKEQSDKILVNQCQIEEEPMEVDEIVECVICMDIVQNKKTLEKCSHEFCKDCIEIQFKYRPQCPICFTAYGKITGTQPDGHMEINRDKRQKLPGFVEKGLIRVYYSFSDGTQGSEHPNPGQRYYGTNRTGYLPDNEKGRIVARLLRVAFNRKLVFTVGRSRTTGVDNCVTWNDIHHKTSISGGPENFGYPDPTFLDRVLEELAAKGVTQDDLVEVSEDIIK; encoded by the exons ATGTCAAAGCAAAATGACTTTTTATCG ATAACCAGAAGCATGATAAAGGAACAGACAGCAAAGGAGCAATCagataaaatactagtaaacCAGTGTCAAATTGAAGAAGAACCAATGGAAGTGGATGAAATTGTAGAATGTGTTATTTGCATGGACATTGTGCAGAATAAGAAGACCTTAGAAAAATGTTCTCACGAATTTTGTAAAGACTGTATTGAAATCCAGTTTAAGTACAGGCCTCAGTGTCCTATATGCTTTACTGCCTATGGGAAAATCACAGGAACTCAACCAGATGGACACATGGAAATAAATCGAGACAAACGCCAAAAGCTTCCTGGCTTTGTAGAGAAAGGACTCATACGTGTGTACTACTCCTTTTCTGATGGAACACAAGGG tctgaACACCCAAACCCAGGACAAAGATATTATGGAACAAATCGAACAGGTTATCTTCCTGACAATGAAAAGGGTCGCATAGTAGCGAGACTATTACGAGTGGCATTTAACAGGAAATTAGTATTTACAGTAGGACGCTCCAGAACAACAGGGGTGGATAACTGTGTTACGTGGAATGACATTCATCATAAAACTTCCATATCAGGAGGCCCAGAAAA CTTTGGTTACCCGGACCCCACATTCCTTGACCGAGTGCTGGAGGAATTGGCTGCCAAGGGAGTAACACAGGACGATCTCGTGGAGGTGTCCGAAGACATCATCAAATGA
- the LOC128182064 gene encoding probable E3 ubiquitin-protein ligase DTX3 isoform X2 produces the protein MSEIKITRSMIKEQTAKEQSDKILVNQCQIEEEPMEVDEIVECVICMDIVQNKKTLEKCSHEFCKDCIEIQFKYRPQCPICFTAYGKITGTQPDGHMEINRDKRQKLPGFVEKGLIRVYYSFSDGTQGSEHPNPGQRYYGTNRTGYLPDNEKGRIVARLLRVAFNRKLVFTVGRSRTTGVDNCVTWNDIHHKTSISGGPENFGYPDPTFLDRVLEELAAKGVTQDDLVEVSEDIIK, from the exons ATGTCAGAGATCAAG ATAACCAGAAGCATGATAAAGGAACAGACAGCAAAGGAGCAATCagataaaatactagtaaacCAGTGTCAAATTGAAGAAGAACCAATGGAAGTGGATGAAATTGTAGAATGTGTTATTTGCATGGACATTGTGCAGAATAAGAAGACCTTAGAAAAATGTTCTCACGAATTTTGTAAAGACTGTATTGAAATCCAGTTTAAGTACAGGCCTCAGTGTCCTATATGCTTTACTGCCTATGGGAAAATCACAGGAACTCAACCAGATGGACACATGGAAATAAATCGAGACAAACGCCAAAAGCTTCCTGGCTTTGTAGAGAAAGGACTCATACGTGTGTACTACTCCTTTTCTGATGGAACACAAGGG tctgaACACCCAAACCCAGGACAAAGATATTATGGAACAAATCGAACAGGTTATCTTCCTGACAATGAAAAGGGTCGCATAGTAGCGAGACTATTACGAGTGGCATTTAACAGGAAATTAGTATTTACAGTAGGACGCTCCAGAACAACAGGGGTGGATAACTGTGTTACGTGGAATGACATTCATCATAAAACTTCCATATCAGGAGGCCCAGAAAA CTTTGGTTACCCGGACCCCACATTCCTTGACCGAGTGCTGGAGGAATTGGCTGCCAAGGGAGTAACACAGGACGATCTCGTGGAGGTGTCCGAAGACATCATCAAATGA
- the LOC128181586 gene encoding src kinase-associated phosphoprotein 1-like, protein MSGGTLNTRRKEPLSEPHRHIGAQDLLKQKDSVSHSGFLRKRGKLERLVGSNGLFTAIFSELSKWRQRFVIVGRGCLYVYADEHGRSPLQSVSLKDYTRVERPTSGGLEIDTRRCFRVVPSNERTMKTFVFGCAKDGERKEWMYKIREEMLLANSKTDEIEVSGSGSDEYVYLEKPIIEPIIQPPTYSKPDVPNRRPPQVPEEDSSDSENSDYDIIQEEDVKRLRGKPLPEVPKEDNHVVRRPEKPKKPQYLKSKDQAADPNEYLFDNSDRQKAIDILARRTSGTFLVRKSRMGDQQVLSVQTEEGMKEYKIYDKPAGLTIDNKTYFKSVEKLIENYKRQSLPNRRTTLMRGFSITEEQ, encoded by the exons ATGAGCGGAGGAACACTTAACACTAGGAGGAAGGAACCTTTGTCCGAGCCTCATCGACACATCG GCGCTCAAGATCTTTTGAAACAGAAAGATAGCGTTTCCCACAGTGGCTTTTTGCGCAAGCGCGGGAAGTTGGAGCGTTTGGTTGGATCAAATGGACTGTTCACAGCTATATTCTCTGAACTTTCTAAAT GGCGACAGCGTTTTGTGATTGTTGGGAGGGGATGTCTGTATGTATACGCAGACGAGCATGGCAGATCACCTTTACAGTCAGTTTCCCTTAAAGACTATACCAG GGTCGAGCGCCCGACTTCAGGAGGGTTAGAGATAGACACAAGGAGATGCTTCCGGGTCGTCCCATCCAACGAGAGAACCATGAAAACCTTCGTCTTTGGTTGTGCAAAAGATGGCGAGAGAAAG GAATGGATGTACAAAATCCGTGAAGAAATGCTTCTAGCTAATTCTAAAACGGAtgaaat TGAGGTTTCCGGGTCGGGGTCTGACGAGTACGTTTACCTGGAAAAACCCATCATCGAACCAATTATCCAACCACCGACCTACAGCAAACCGGATGTGCCGAATAGAAGACCTCCTCAAGTACCGGAAGAAG ATAGTAGCGATTCCGAAAATTCAGACTACGATATAATACAAGAGGAAGATGTAAAACGACTTCGGGGGAAACCTCTGCCAG AAGTCCCCAAAGAAGACAACCACGTGGTGAGAAGACCAGAAAAGCCAAAGAAGCCTCAGTATTTG aaATCTAAGGACCAAGCTGCCGACCCGAACGAGTATTTGTTTGATAATTCTGACAGACAGAAAGCTATTGA TATTTTAGCCCGCCGTACAAGTGGGACGTTTTTGGTGCGGAAGTCAAGAATGGGAGATCAGCAG GTTTTGTCCGTTCAAACAGAAGAAGGAATGAAGGAGTACAAAATATATGACAAG CCTGCCGGTTTGACTATCGACAACAAAACTTACTTCAAATCTGTAGAAAAGCTGATTGAGAACTATAAACGCCAAAGTCTCCCAAACAGGCGGACTACTTTAATGCGCGGATTCAGTATCACTGAAGAACAGTAA